AAAGGCCTTAGGGTTTGCAGGCGGGGTACCCACTGGGCGAAGATTCCGTTAAAGCCAGACGGAGAAGTGAGGGAACGAAGCGACCGAACGGCTTGGCTGGCTTAGAAATCGAGCCCTTAGTGGGTCGCCGAAAACCCAGGCTGTCTTTTTCTTTTCGTACTTTTCTTTTGGACACGCAAAAGAAAAGGACATCAATAGAAAAACATTCTCAATCCACTTCTCTTTTTCAATGAACATCACTTCTATTCTCATTAAAACATACCAGAAAACCTAACAGCAAAAAAAATAAATCTATTCGAATTCAGTTCTGCAAATTAATTTACCTGGCGCATCAAAATAGTATTTAGCCCTTTTCTTTTTGTTCACTTCAAGATGAAGATACTTTTCGATAAAATGGCTTATCTTTCGTTTTACAATTGGCGGGACTGTGATTTGTGGAACTTTTGTACTTTTATGAAACTTTGCTTGTAATTTTATAAGTATGAGCTTTGAAATCGCCAACGAACCATATACCCAAACGTTAGTAGAAAGTGGCATCGAAATCAACAGAATCAATCAGAATTTTGTATCTTTGATTGAATATTAATAAAACTATGAATCAGAATCTATTACAAGATAAAATTAAAAGAACTATTCACGATAAAGACCCAAATGCTGAAGCATTTTTATTTGGATCGAGAGCTCGTGGAGATAACAGACCTGATTCTGATTGGGATTTGCTTATTTTAGTAAACGATCAAGAAGTCACCAATGAAATAGAGGATAAATTCAGAGACGGATTGTACGATTTGGAATTAGAATCAGGACAAATAATATCATCATTTATATATTCAAAGAAATATTGGAAAAATATGCTTGTATTTTCTCCACTTTACAAGAATGTGATTAAAGAGGGGATAATTTTATGAAAATGGAGAACCTTGAGGATTATA
This DNA window, taken from Bacteroidota bacterium, encodes the following:
- a CDS encoding nucleotidyltransferase domain-containing protein — encoded protein: MNQNLLQDKIKRTIHDKDPNAEAFLFGSRARGDNRPDSDWDLLILVNDQEVTNEIEDKFRDGLYDLELESGQIISSFIYSKKYWKNMLVFSPLYKNVIKEGIIL